The following proteins come from a genomic window of Sorghum bicolor cultivar BTx623 chromosome 3, Sorghum_bicolor_NCBIv3, whole genome shotgun sequence:
- the LOC8058952 gene encoding protein ABHD11, with protein MAASLRASSSLRSRLLSSSSGCSPWRLLLSSPVHSVTSQQTETLAFDEIQLSPEKPPTATAFVLHGLLGSGRNWRSFSRALVSELHNRSPSDEWRMVLVDLRNHGRSAGIKGFGPPHNISTAAKDLADLVKARGWPWPDVVVGHSMGGKVALDFAESCSRGVYGDSADLPKQLWVLDSVPGQVETDNSDGEVERVLQTLASLPSSLPSRKWVVDHMLSLGFSKSLSEWIGSNLKKDNDHVTWAFDLQAAIDMFSSYRERDYWALLEHPPKDLEIAIVQAEHSDRWVPDDVQRLKALARRESKTDIGKVSLHVLPNSGHWVHVDNPKGLLEIMVPNFLSAVQN; from the exons ATGGCGGCGTCTCTGCGGGCCTcgtcctccctccgctcgcgcCTCCTCTCGTCCTCCTCCGGGTGTTCTCCGTGgcgtctcctcctctcctcgccTGTCCACTCGGTCACCTCCCAGCAGACCGAAACCCTCGCCTTCGACGAGATCCAGCTGTCGCCCGAGAAGCCGCCTACCGCCACGGCCTTCGTCCTGCACGGCCTCCTCGGTTCCGGCCGCAACTGGCGCTCCTTCTCTCGCGCCCTCGTCTCCGAACTCCATAACCGCTCCCCTTCAGACG AATGGAGGATGGTTCTCGTGGATCTGAGGAACCATGGTAGGTCGGCTGGGATCAAGGGGTTCGGTCCACCGCACAACATATCTACTGCTGCTAAGGACCTCGCCGATTTGGTGAAGGCCCGTGGTTGGCCATGGCCGGATGTTGTTGTGGGTCACTCCATGGGTGGAAAGGTGGCACTAGATTTTGCGGAGAGCTGCTCTCGTGGTGTGTATGGAGATTCTGCTGATCTTCCTAAACAG CTCTGGGTCCTTGATTCAGTCCCTGGACAAGTAGAAACTGATAACAGTGATGGTGAAGTTGAACGAGTTTTGCAAACACTAGCAAGTCTTCCTTCTTCACTTCCATCACGCAA GTGGGTTGTCGACCACATGCTCAGTCTTGGATTTTCAAAGTCTCTTTCAGAATGGATTGGCAGTAACCTGAAGAAGGACAACGATCATGTGACCTGGGCTTTTGATCTTCAGGCTGCCATAGACATGTTTAGTTCTTATAG GGAAAGGGACTATTGGGCACTTTTGGAACACCCACCTAAGGATTTGGAGATTGCAATAGTGCAAGCAGAGCACAGTGATCGATGGGTCCCTGATGATGTTCAAAGGCTAAAAGCATTAGCCAGGAGAGAGTCCAAGACTGACATAGGAAAAGTGTCACTTCACGTTCTCCCCAACTCTGGCCACTGGGTTCATGTGGACAATCCCAAAGGACTACTCGAGATCATGGTTCCTAACTTTCTATCAGctgttcaaaattga
- the LOC8058953 gene encoding uncharacterized protein LOC8058953, which produces MLLTRLPSSSTAQQRHACAGKSHLRGAACWRKREKLPGLRAVKPPRAAPGKGGIVPASDDDDGVSLGTVKLPGNIDIARFESLLFQWGNSLCQGANLPLPVPLKVDKVEGGIRLGFIAVDNGATQTLVYIDCLVSPAPDGSGLVFQAIRNGPMKDKQPPGEPRIMRSLLEALQKCIQIAQV; this is translated from the exons ATGTTGCTGACTCGTCTACCTAGCTCGTCAACAGCGCAGCAGAGGCATGCGTGCGCCGGCAAGTCCCACCTCCGCGGCGCCGCATGCTGGAGGAAGCGTGAGAAGCTCCCCGGCTTGAGGGCCGTCAAgccgccgcgcgccgctccAGGGAAAGGCGGCATTGTCCCGGCCAGCGACGATGACGACGGGGTCAGCCTCGGCACCGTGAAGCTGCCGGGCAACATCGACATCGCTCGCTTCGAGTCCTTGCTCTTCCAG TGGGGGAACAGCCTCTGCCAAGGCGCCAACCTGCCACTTCCGGTGCCTCTCAAG GTGGACAAGGTTGAGGGCGGCATCAGGCTAGGGTTCATCGCGGTGGACAACGGCGCGACGCAGACGCTGGTCTACATCGACTGCCTGGTTTCTCCGGCGCCGGACGGCTCCGGGCTGGTATTCCAAGCGATCAGGAACGGTCCAATGAAGGACAAGCAGCCACCTGGGGAGCCCAGGATCATGAGAAGCCTCCTTGAGGCTCTCCAAAAGTGCATTCAGATTGCTCAAGTTTGA